One region of Gottschalkia purinilytica genomic DNA includes:
- the fliJ gene encoding flagellar export protein FliJ → MVKFNFRLEKVLEYKQTVEDIKKSEYGKVKQQLETEKDKLEKIVSYKETMKRKRDELVQRKTTVNELKIYNSFLNDITTKIIAQSDVVERTEENVNIARDKLVESTKEKKILQNLKSRDFDIYQYDLKREEDKLNDQFVSYSSSTNIVGE, encoded by the coding sequence TTGGTAAAGTTTAACTTTAGATTAGAAAAGGTACTAGAATATAAACAAACTGTTGAAGACATAAAGAAATCAGAATATGGAAAAGTAAAACAACAGTTAGAAACTGAAAAAGATAAATTAGAAAAAATAGTATCGTATAAAGAAACTATGAAGAGAAAGAGAGATGAATTGGTTCAAAGAAAAACTACTGTTAATGAGCTAAAAATATATAATTCTTTTTTAAATGATATAACAACAAAAATAATAGCTCAAAGTGATGTAGTAGAGAGAACTGAAGAGAACGTAAATATTGCTAGAGATAAATTAGTAGAGTCAACTAAGGAAAAGAAAATATTACAGAACTTAAAATCAAGAGATTTTGACATATATCAATACGACTTAAAAAGAGAAGAAGACAAACTTAATGATCAATTTGTAAGTTATAGTAGTTCTACTAATATAGTGGGGGAATAA